Proteins from a single region of Kluyveromyces lactis strain NRRL Y-1140 chromosome A complete sequence:
- the GLC3 gene encoding 1,4-alpha-glucan branching enzyme (highly similar to uniprot|P32775 Saccharomyces cerevisiae YEL011W GLC3 Glycogen branching enzyme involved in glycogen accumulation green fluorescent protein (GFP)-fusion protein localizes to the cytoplasm in a punctate pattern), translating to MTGDNNDIPENVRGVVEIDSWLTPFAKVLSERRYLADEWRYKIEHSTNSEGRDTTLAQFARDAYKSFGLHADPGSLEIRYKEWAPNAVRAFLIGEFNSWNENANEMQRDEYGIFTTVVPPVVDDSGNKQYGIPHDSKVKVCFQLADGSRIYRLPAWITRATQPDKETAKQWGPSYEARFWNPPVHYSFKNKRPGFMRDTDSLRIYEAHVGISTPEPKVGSYKEFTQNVLPRIKDLGYDAIQLMAIMEHAYYASFGYQVTNFFAASSRFGTPDELKELVDTAHGMGILVLLDVVHSHASKNVTDGLNQFDGSDHQYFHSLASSRGEHPLWDSRLFNYGHFEVQRFLLANLAFYIDVYQFDGFRFDGVTSMLYLHHGVGEGGAFSGDYNEYLSSERSFVDHEALAYLMLANDLVRELLPDNGITIAEDVSGYPTLCMPRHLGGAGFDYRLAMALPDMWIKLLKESRDEDWEMGHIVHTLVNRRHREKVVAYTESHDQALVGDKTLAFWLMDAAMYTDMTILKESTPVVDRGIALHKLIRLITHSLGGEAYLNFEGNEFGHPEWLDFPNVNNGDSYHYARRQFNLVDDPLLRYQYLYQFDKAMQTTEKNYKWLNTPQAYVSLKHEVDKVIAFERNGLLFIFNFHPTESFTDYRIGVNEPGCYRIVLNSDKHEYGGWDRIDESQSKYFTTDLKWNERNNFIQVYIPNRTALVLALDSRVRNGN from the coding sequence ATGACTGGTGATAATAACGATATTCCTGAGAATGTCAGAGGcgttgttgaaattgacTCTTGGTTAACTCCTTTTGCTAAGGTTCTCTCTGAGAGAAGGTACTTGGCAGATGAGTGGAGATATAAGATTGAACACAGTACGAATTCAGAAGGCAGAGATACCACTTTGGCTCAATTTGCTCGTGATGCTTATAAGAGTTTTGGGTTGCATGCAGATCCTGGTAGTCTTGAGATTCGTTATAAAGAATGGGCTCCCAACGCCGTGCGAGCCTTTTTAATAGGTGAATTCAACTCATGGAATGAAAATGCTAATGAAATGCAAAGAGATGAGTATGGCATTTTTACCACTGTTGTGCCACCTGTCGTTGATGATAGTGGGAATAAACAATATGGAATTCCACATGATTCTAAGGTGAAGGTATGCTTCCAGTTAGCTGATGGTTCTAGGATCTATAGATTGCCAGCATGGATTACAAGGGCTACGCAACCAGATAAAGAAACCGCGAAGCAGTGGGGCCCCTCCTATGAGGCCAGGTTCTGGAATCCTCCAGTTCACTACTCTTTTAAAAACAAGAGACCAGGATTCATGAGAGACACTGATTCGTTGCGTATCTACGAGGCGCACGTAGGTATCTCTACTCCAGAACCTAAAGTTGGTTCTTATAAGGAGTTTACCCAAAACGTTTTACCTCGTATTAAGGATTTAGGGTACGATGCCATTCAATTAATGGCTATTATGGAACACGCATACTATGCTTCTTTCGGTTACCAGGTGACCAATTTCTTTGCCGCTTCTTCCCGTTTTGGTACGCCTGACgagttgaaagagttgGTCGATACTGCTCATGGAATGGGAATTCTAGTGCTCTTGGATGTGGTTCATTCTCATGCTTCTAAAAATGTTACTGATGGCCTAAACCAATTCGACGGATCCGATCATCAATATTTCCATTCTTTGGCATCTTCTCGTGGTGAACATCCTTTATGGGATTCTAGGCTATTTAACTATGGGCATTTTGAAGTACAAAGATTCCTACTTGCTAATCTAGCATTTTACATTGATGTGTATCAATTTGACGGGTTCAGATTCGATGGTGTAACATCAATGCTATACTTGCATCATGGTGTTGGTGAAGGTGGTGCCTTCAGTGGTGATTACAATGAGTACTTATCTAGTGAAAGATCTTTTGTTGATCATGAGGCCTTGGCATACTTGATGTTAGCTAATGACCTTGTCAGAGAATTGTTACCAGACAACGGAATCACCATTGCAGAAGACGTTTCAGGGTATCCGACTCTTTGTATGCCACGTCATCTGGGAGGCGCTGGTTTTGATTACCGTCTAGCAATGGCGTTACCTGATATGTGGATcaaacttttgaaagaaagcaGAGACGAGGACTGGGAAATGGGTCATATTGTTCACACCTTGGTAAATAGAAGGCACCGTGAAAAGGTTGTCGCATATACGGAATCTCATGATCAGGCTTTGGTTGGTGATAAGACCTTGGCATTCTGGTTGATGGATGCGGCCATGTATACCGATATGacaattttgaaagagtCCACGCCAGTTGTTGACCGTGGTATTGCTTTGCACAAGCTTATTAGACTAATTACCCACTCTTTAGGTGGTGAAGCttatttgaactttgaaGGTAACGAGTTTGGTCACCCTGAATGGTTGGATTTCCCTAACGTTAACAACGGCGATAGTTACCATTATGCTAGAAGGCAGTTCAACTTGGTGGATGACCCTTTGTTGAGATACCAATACTTGTATCAGTTTGATAAGGCTATGCAAACtactgaaaagaattataaATGGTTGAATACACCACAAGCGTATGTCTCTTTGAAACACGAAGTTGACAAGGTCATCGCAttcgaaagaaatggactcttgttcatcttcaatttccaTCCGACAGAATCCTTCACAGATTATCGTATTGGAGTTAATGAGCCAGGTTGCTACCGTATCGTATTGAACTCAGACAAGCATGAATACGGTGGCTGGGATCGTATCGATGAGTCCCAATCCAAGTATTTTACTACTGATTTGAAATGGAAcgaaagaaacaatttcatcCAGGTTTACATTCCAAACCGTACCGCATTAGTTCTCGCCCTTGATTCAAGAGTGAGGAATGGAAATTAG
- the UBC8 gene encoding E2 ubiquitin-conjugating protein UBC8 (similar to uniprot|P28263 Saccharomyces cerevisiae YEL012W UBC8 Ubiquitin-conjugating enzyme that negatively regulates gluconeogenesis by mediating the glucose-induced ubiquitination of fructose-1,6-bisphosphatase (FBPase); cytoplasmic enzyme that catalyzes the ubiquitination of histones in vitro): protein MSSNSKRRIETDVMKLLMSDHDVELVEDKMQEFHIKFHGPKDTPYEKGVWRLHVELPDNYPYKSPSIGFVNKIFHPNIDAASGSICLDVINSTWSPLYDLLNIVEWMIPGLLKEPNGSDPLNNEAATLQLKDKDMYEQKIHEYINKYATKEKYIQQFGKWNSSDDTDDEDEDADMDESDDEQAHDDNDSMELSDIEVSDDDD, encoded by the exons ATGAG tTCTAATTCAAAAAGGAGGATCGAAACGGACGTCATGAAACTTTTGATGAGTGATCATGACGTTGAGTTGGTTGAAGATAAGATGCAAGAGTTCCATATAAAATTTCATGGTCCCAAGGATACACCGTATGAAAAGGGGGTGTGGAGGTTACACGTTGAGTTACCTGACAACTATCCTTACAAATCGCCCAGTATAGGGTTTGTCAACAAGATATTCCATCCGAACATCGATGCTGCATCCGGGTCGATCTGTTTGGACGTGATCAACTCTACGTGGTCTCCGCTATACGACCTTTTAAACATCGTGGAATGGATGATCCCAGGGTTGTTGAAGGAGCCAAATGGGTCGGACCCTTTGAATAACGAAGCAGCAACGTTGCAACTGAAGGATAAAGATATGTATGAACAAAAGATACATGAATACATCAACAAATACGCTACCAAGGAAAAATACATACAGCAGTTTGGGAAATGGAACAGTTCCGATGATacagatgatgaggatgaggatgCGGATATGGACGAATCAGACGACGAGCAAGCACATGACGATAACGATAGTATGGAACTAAGTGATATAGAAGTCAGTGACGACGACgattga
- the HTL1 gene encoding Htl1p (similar to uniprot|Q9URQ5 Saccharomyces cerevisiae YCR020W-B HTL1 Subunit of the RSC chromatin remodeling complex, a multisubunit complex that functions in transcriptional regulation,chromosome stability and establishing sister chromatid cohesion): MTTTQGTEQPQDLKVNLKTITAEDLLSRRANMVELFNLLDDSSRTELFLGSSEDREKKLASLRKRLQSVQQEVETLKSESD, from the coding sequence ATGACCACCACGCAAGGAACCGAACAACcacaagatttgaaagtcAATCTCAAGACAATCACAGCAGAAGACCTATTGTCTAGAAGAGCTAATATGGTGGAGCTTTTCAACTTGTTGGACGACAGTAGCAGAACCGAATTGTTTCTTGGTTCGTCAGAAGACCGCGAAAAGAAACTGGCTTCTCTGAGGAAAAGGCTTCAATCGGTACAACAAGAAGTTGAGACTTtgaaatcagaatcagattAA
- the MAK31 gene encoding Mak31p (similar to uniprot|P23059 Saccharomyces cerevisiae YCR020C-A MAK31 Non-catalytic subunit of N-terminal acetyltransferase of the NatC type required for replication of dsRNA virus member of the Sm protein family), whose amino-acid sequence MTDLSNVHLHDLLSETLYINLDQKRSLTGKLIAIDCKANLLLDEVVENNDGHVRKMGLVSVPFVSVRSVKVRRELVDTINALKLNISSQYV is encoded by the coding sequence ATGACAGATTTATCTAACGTACACTTACACGATTTACTGAGCGAAACTTTGTACATAAACTTGGATCAGAAACGATCTTTGACCGGGAAGCTCATCGCTATTGATTGCAAAGCAAACCTTCTACTGGATGAAGTGGTCGAAAATAATGACGGCCATGTACGGAAGATGGGTTTAGTAAGTGTACCATTTGTTTCTGTACGGTCCGTAAAAGTTAGAAGGGAACTGGTCGACACTATCAATGCtctgaaattgaatatttcttccCAATACGTATGA
- the MAK32 gene encoding Mak32p (similar to uniprot|P23060 Saccharomyces cerevisiae YCR019W MAK32 Protein necessary for structural stability of L-A double-stranded RNA-containing particles) has protein sequence MGLLTTNGMLIIDEIETASSHYYDVLGGGGTYAMLGASICCTDLSLRKELLWIVDRGMDFPKQLTETIESWDTGCVFRDDNERLTTRGYNVYGPNDFRSFKYLAPKKRIDVSDWCESFGVKAVQRVSCYHLLCSADRVADILDKLAEELSFEGTLKTGQTFIWEPIPDLCNVEHLEGIKKLLNGPYHFIFSPNAEEGARMLGETEPTELSDCSTILLKLAALIKPGNICVLRCGKKGSLALICNKNPSNDDIIHFPAYHYKTPECVIDPTGGGNTFLGAFAFAYAMCKDISIASICGNIAAGCAIEQIGVPSHNGMHWNKTTFADRLLYYLSTYELKQGHSEILNSLQPMKY, from the coding sequence ATGGGTCTTCTTACTACCAATGGGATGCTTATCATCGATGAGATCGAGACGGCGTCATCGCACTATTACGACGTACTAGGTGGAGGTGGGACGTATGCCATGTTAGGCGCATCAATATGCTGTACTGACCTATCTCTGCGCAAGGAACTGCTATGGATTGTTGATCGTGGAATGGATTTCCCTAAGCAACTGACGGAGACTATCGAATCTTGGGACACGGGTTGTGTGTTTCGAGATGACAATGAAAGATTAACTACAAGAGGTTATAACGTATATGGTCCGAATGATTTTAGATCATTCAAATATCTAGCgccaaagaaaagaatagatGTTTCTGACTGGTGCGAGTCGTTCGGTGTCAAAGCAGTACAAAGAGTTTCATGCTATCATTTGCTATGTTCTGCTGATAGAGTGGCCGATATTCTGGATAAGCTTGCCGAAGAGTTGTCATTTGAGGGAACTCTGAAAACAGGTCAAACGTTTATATGGGAACCAATACCAGATTTGTGTAACGTTGAGCACCTCGAAGGGATTAAGAAGTTGCTCAACGGACCATAccatttcatcttttcGCCAAATGCGGAAGAAGGCGCTAGGATGCTGGGTGAAACAGAGCCAACTGAACTTTCGGATTGCAGCACAatattattgaaattaGCAGCATTGATTAAACCTGGTAACATTTGTGTCCTCAGATGTGGTAAAAAAGGGTCATTGGCCTTAATTTGCAATAAAAATCCATCAAACGATGACATTATCCATTTCCCAGCATACCATTACAAGACTCCAGAATGTGTCATTGATCCAACAGGAGGCGGAAATACTTTCCTTGGAGCATTTGCATTCGCATACGCCATGTGTAAAGACATTTCAATTGCCAGTATATGTGGCAATATTGCTGCAGGTTGTGCCATCGAACAGATCGGTGTACCATCTCACAATGGAATGCACTGGAATAAAACGACTTTTGCAGATAGATTATTATATTATTTATCCACTTATGAACTGAAGCAGGGCCACAGTGAAATATTGAACTCTCTTCAACCAATGAAATATTAA
- the VAC8 gene encoding protein anchor VAC8 (highly similar to uniprot|P39968 Saccharomyces cerevisiae YEL013W VAC8 Phosphorylated vacuolar membrane protein that interacts with Atg13p required for the cytoplasm-to-vacuole targeting (Cvt) pathway interacts with Nvj1p to form nucleus-vacuole junctions), with protein MGLCCSCLRGESSLEDSTGLPIAENEREAVTSLLEFLENKDQYDFYSGKPLRALTTLVYSDNLNLQRSAALAFAEITEKYVSPVSRDVLEPILMLLTNPDPQIRIASCAALGNLAVNNENKLLIVEMGGLEPLIEQMKSDNVEVQCNAVGCITNLATQDDNKIEIAQSGALVPLTKLARSSNIRVQRNATGALLNMTHSGENRKELVDAGAVPVLVSLLSSMDADVQYYCTTALSNIAVDESNRRYLSKHAPKLVTKLVSLMNSTSPRVKCQATLALRNLASDTNYQLEIVRAGGLPDLVQLIQSDSLPLVLASVACIRNISIHPLNEGLIVDAGFLPPLVKLLDYQESEEIQCHAVSTLRNLAASSEKNRAEFFQSGVIEKFKQLALTCPISVQSEISACFAILALSDNTKYDLLQQDVLKVLIPMTMSQDQEISGNSAAAVANLISRVSNLEKILEYWGQPNDGIKGFLIRFLSSDFPTYEHIALWTILQLFECHNETIYKLIKEDQKLVNGVKKIADENYAVAREYMQDGQDTNIDHNGNSNNIEGNGRSNKQSSEKEDASFELYNITQQIIQFLV; from the coding sequence ATGGGGTTATGCTGTAGTTGTTTGAGAGGTGAAAGTTCTCTCGAGGATTCGACAGGGTTGCCCATTGCAGAAAATGAAAGGGAAGCAGTGACGTCGTTGTTGGAGTTTTTAGAAAATAAGGACCAATACGATTTCTATTCGGGGAAACCGTTACGGGCTTTAACAACGTTGGTTTATTCtgataatttgaatttaCAAAGAAGTGCTGCATTGGCGTTTGCAGAGATTACTGAGAAGTATGTTAGTCCGGTAAGCAGAGACGTTTTGGAGCCGATATTAATGCTATTGACCAACCCAGATCCACAAATTAGGATTGCATCGTGTGCTGCGTTGGGTAATTTGGCTGTTAACAATGAAAATAAGTTGTTGATTGTGGAAATGGGTGGATTGGAACCCTTGATTGAGCAAATGAAATCTGATAACGTGGAAGTGCAGTGTAATGCTGTCGGGTGTATTACCAACTTGGCCACTCAAGATGACAATAAGATTGAAATTGCCCAATCGGGTGCCTTGGTACCATTAACAAAGTTGGCTAGATCTTCAAATATCAGAGTTCAAAGAAATGCTACTGGAGCTTTGTTAAATATGACTCACTCTGGAGAAAACAGAAAGGAATTGGTCGATGCTGGTGCAGTCCCAGTTCTTGTCTCTTTACTCTCCAGCATGGACGCTGACGTTCAATATTACTGTACGACAGCTTTGTCAAACATTGCTGTCGATGAGTCCAATAGAAGATACCTTTCAAAGCATGCACCAAAACTGGTCACCAAGCTTGTATCTTTGATGAACTCTACTTCACCTCGTGTGAAATGTCAAGCTACTTTGGCCTTGAGAAACTTAGCTTCAGATACCAACTACCAATTGGAGATTGTTAGAGCTGGTGGATTACCAGACTTGGTTCAATTGATTCAGTCGGATTCTTTACCATTAGTCTTGGCCAGCGTCGCATGTATCAGAAATATTTCCATCCATCCATTAAACGAAGGTCTAATTGTAGATGCCGGATTTCTACCACCTTTAGTAAAATTGCTTGATTACCaagaatcagaagaaattcaatgTCATGCTGTTTCAACTTTAAGAAACTTGGCTGCTTCATCTGAAAAAAATAGAGCAGAGTTCTTCCAATCTGGTgtaattgaaaaattcaagcAACTTGCCTTGACATGTCCCATCAGCGTTCAAAGTGAAATTAGTGCTTGCTTTGCTATCTTGGCACTTTCAGATAATACTAAATATGATCTTTTGCAACAAGACGTACTAAAAGTTTTGATCCCAATGACAATGTCCCAGGACCAAGAGATCTCTGGTAActctgctgctgctgtaGCAAACTTGATCTCTAGGGTCAGCAATTTAGAGAAAATATTGGAGTACTGGGGTCAACCAAACGATGGTATCAAGGGTTTCTTGATCAGATTCTTGTCTAGTGACTTCCCTACCTATGAACATATTGCTCTATGGACCATTTTACAACTATTTGAATGTCACAACGAAACCATTTACAAGTTAAttaaagaagatcaaaaacTCGTCAACGGGGTCAAGAAAATCGCTGATGAAAACTACGCTGTGGCTAGGGAATACATGCAAGATGGACAAGATACCAACATTGATCACAATGGAAATTCGAACAATATAGAAGGCAATGGGAGATCTAACAAGCAGTCTAGTGAAAAGGAAGATGCTTCTTTCGAGTTGTACAACATTACTCAAcaaattattcaattcttaGTATGA
- the EDC3 gene encoding Edc3p (weakly similar to uniprot|P39998 Saccharomyces cerevisiae YEL015W EDC3 Non-essential conserved protein of unknown function plays a role in mRNA decapping by specifically affecting the function of the decapping enzyme Dcp1p localizes to cytoplasmic mRNA processing bodies), with protein sequence MLNFKGYQIEIELKDGKRITGTLKQVSPKSLTLTDAVFQDGGVSPVFKIKADKLYDLKVLKLPPNANVKMNNGNGNGNGNGKQEKEKEKGKERDRFTEKADEIWDTEMSSDFDFQGNLQRFNKKDAFKDFQNVEIPKDETKIPHNEMVTAGNVKETTSDSDKITESINITHLLRNDSIAASLANQRKTFTCGSKNKIKVPLATPIQLLEMEKIADEKFMLPLKTSLEHSGIHISRLLRNMLKSYTPPATSDSDAVPTVVAFVSGGRSGSRCISALRCLLYIKDIRCIIVNPFINERESFDDDISTEQINKIKTLNNVHFPDSLAKLKELLQNEPPSIIIDALQGFDDTVSDLDFSPDSNDNIAQYIKWINSHETVSACLEVISFDCPAHIDPSSGDVIESDFVHPTTILSTGWPLHCLPKLTQILPDWRNTYVYDTGVPQQTYLLKPNLRKFYKLDIYPGFSGTQELK encoded by the coding sequence ATGTTGAATTTCAAGGGTTATCAAATTGAGATCGAATTGAAGGACGGCAAACGTATCACAGGTACGCTGAAACAGGTGAGCCCCAAGTCTTTGACATTGACTGATGCTGTTTTCCAAGATGGTGGTGTTTCGCCAGTTTTTAAGATTAAAGCAGATAAATTGTATGATTTGAAGGTGTTGAAGTTACCACCAAATGCTAATGTTAAGATGAACAACGGGAATGGTAATGGTAATGGTAATGGTAAACAggagaaggagaaggagaagggtaaagaaagagatagGTTTACGGAGAAAGCAGATGAGATTTGGGATACGGAAATGTCATCAGATTTTGACTTCCAAGGTAATTTGCAAAGGTTCAACAAGAAGGATGCATTCAAGGATTTCCAGAACGTTGAAATTCCAAAGGACGAGACTAAAATCCCACATAACGAAATGGTCACCGCGGGGAATGTCAAGGAGACTACTAGTGATTCGGACAAGATCACTGAGTCCATCAACATCACTCATCTGTTAAGAAACGACTCGATAGCAGCCAGTCTAGCTAACCAACGTAAGACTTTCACTTGTGGTAGTAAAAACAAGATCAAAGTGCCATTGGCAACACCAATTCAGTTGTTGGAGATGGAAAAAATCGCAGACGAAAAATTCATGCTTCCATTGAAGACTTCATTAGAACACTCAGGAATACACATTTCAAGGTTGTTGAGAAACATGTTGAAATCGTACACCCCTCCTGCTACTTCCGATAGTGACGCAGTCCCCACCGTTGTTGCATTCGTATCTGGTGGAAGGAGTGGATCACGTTGTATCTCCGCATTGAGATGTCTACTCTACATCAAGGATATCAGATGCATCATCGTGAATCCATTCATCAACGAACGTGAAAGTTTCGACGATGACATCTCTACAGAACaaataaacaaaattaAGACTTTAAACAACGTGCATTTCCCTGACTCTTTGGCTAAATTGAAGGAACTCTTACAAAATGAACCACCATCCATCATCATTGACGCCCTACAAGGTTTCGACGATACTGTATCAGACCTCGATTTCTCCCCTGATTCAAACGACAACATCGCGCAATACATCAAGTGGATCAACTCACACGAAACCGTCTCTGCTTGCCTTGAAGTCATCTCTTTCGATTGTCCAGCACATATAGACCCATCGTCAGGTGACGTTATCGAATCCGATTTCGTTCATCCAACTACCATCCTATCCACTGGCTGGCCATTGCATTGTCTACCTAAATTGACACAAATCTTACCTGACTGGAGAAACACATACGTCTACGATACAGGTGTCCCACAACAAACGTACCTCTTGAAACCTAACCTAAGAAAGTTCTACAAATTGGACATATACCCGGGTTTCTCGGGTACTCAAGAACTAAAATGA
- the RHB1 gene encoding putative GTPase RHB1 (similar to uniprot|P25378 Saccharomyces cerevisiae YCR027C RHB1 Putative Rheb-related GTPase involved in regulating canavanine resistance and arginine uptake; member of the Ras superfamily of G-proteins), producing the protein MSVRDRKIIVLGSRNVGKTTLLVQLTESHFVESYYPTIENQFIHEFVLKKPNGTELKFNLDIVDTSGQDEFSMINAKSMLGVAGCILMYSVANRHSFEIVELIRDKMLDMLGLLELPMVLVGNKIDLDRQVSYKEGEELAKRLKCGFVEICVKQGSGIEMPFKTLIQKIEGYEDGNTKADQGQSEGCSIM; encoded by the coding sequence ATGTCAGTCAGGGATAGAAAGATTATTGTCTTGGGGTCGCGGAATGTCGGCAAGACAACTTTATTGGTACAACTTACAGAGTCTCATTTTGTCGAATCGTATTATCCAACGATCGAGAATCAGTTCATACATGAATTCGTATTAAAGAAACCCAACGGAACCGAGTTAAAATTTAACCTAGATATCGTGGATACGTCAGGACAAGATGAATTCTCTATGATCAATGCCAAGTCTATGCTTGGTGTTGCAGGGTGTATCTTGATGTACAGCGTTGCGAATAGACATAGTTTTGAGATAGTTGAGTTGATCAGAGACAAAATGTTAGATATGCTTGGATTATTGGAGCTACCCATGGTTCTAGTTGGGAATAAGATCGATCTTGATAGGCAAGTAAGTTATAAAGAGGGTGAAGAGTTGGCTAAACGGTTAAAATGCGGATTTGTGGAAATCTGTGTAAAGCAAGGTTCTGGTATCGAGATGCCGTTCAAGACGCTAATACAGAAGATCGAAGGGTATGAAGACGGTAATACTAAGGCTGATCAGGGCCAGTCAGAGGGCTGCAGTATTATGTAG
- a CDS encoding uncharacterized protein (some similarities with uniprot|P32573 Saccharomyces cerevisiae YNL202W SPS19 late sporulation specific gene) — MQKTMAQEVRSATPLNPTIPSITDVLPSFRLDGHVTIVTGAAGGLAHTLSQALVSQGSELALMDLSLPSLENVKTELELFQKQNNIPPVKISLWACDISNADEVEMVVKSIPSSHKGIVPQKLVHTAGFCQNINAHEYDAEKAQKLVNVNLLGSLYICQSMARQLLARRTRRKSISEHIDESGEAMPQFPEASFVLIGSMSGLIVNTPQPQCAYNMSKAGVIHLVKSLAAEWAKFGIRVNAISPGYIATALTKKVISQSQEGAALQKEWTNRIPLGRMAEPKEFIGSMLYLLSRSASSYTTGENMVVDGGYVCW; from the coding sequence ATGCAAAAGACAATGGCTCAAGAAGTTCGTTCTGCTACACCTTTGAACCCAACGATCCCATCAATTACTGATGTTCTGCCTTCTTTTAGATTGGATGGACACGTAACCATCGTCACTGGTGCTGCCGGTGGGTTGGCTCACACTTTGTCACAGGCATTGGTGTCACAGGGATCAGAACTAGCATTGATGGATCTTTCTTTGCCTAGTTTAGAGAATGTTAAAACTGAATTGGAACTCTTCCAGAAACAGAACAATATACCTCCAGTTAAGATTTCCCTATGGGCTTGTGATATATCGAACGCAGATGAAGTAGAAATGGTGGTTAAGTCGATTCCAAGTTCTCACAAGGGAATTGTACCACAAAAATTGGTACATACCGCTGGATTTTGTCAAAACATCAATGCTCATGAGTACGATGCTGAAAAGGCTCAAAAATTGGTTAATGTTAACTTGTTAGGTTCTTTATACATTTGCCAATCTATGGCTAGACAACTATTGGCTAGGAGAACTAGAAGAAAGTCTATCTCTGAGCACATTGATGAATCTGGTGAAGCTATGCCTCAGTTCCCTGAAGCTTCATTCGTTCTAATCGGATCCATGTCCGGTTTAATCGTTAACACTCCACAGCCTCAATGTGCCTACAACATGTCTAAGGCTGGTGTCATTCACCTAGTGAAATCACTAGCAGCAGAATGGGCTAAATTTGGTATTAGAGTTAACGCCATTTCTCCAGGTTACATTGCTACTGCTTTGACCAAGAAAGTCATCTCTCAATCGCAAGAAGGTGCTGCTCTACAAAAAGAATGGACTAACAGAATCCCACTTGGTCGCATGGCTGAACCAAAGGAATTTATCGGTTCCATGCTTTACCTACTATCGAGATCTGCTTCCAGTTACACTACTGGTGAAAATATGGTTGTGGATGGTGGTTACGTGTGTTGGTAA